One window of the Niallia circulans genome contains the following:
- a CDS encoding helix-turn-helix transcriptional regulator, with protein sequence MNKTERQLAITLELQRSKTLRAEDLASQFETSVRTIYRDIQALSEAGVPILGAPGLGYSLMEGYFLPPVSFTAEEAVSLLMGADFIEQRLDTDYGIYAKTAKRKIEATLSESVRNQSTLVRETMRLLHVGEPSTEDRVRTYLNQVRDAILKQCKISFVYIKNMPGTDGKRKNKRKVSPYGLTLVHGNWILIAHCDLRQDIRHFRLSRMTELSVLEERFLLPNNFDLSSYRPPDNRDEKILIRATPEIADKIIEAVNFYIDTFEEREKEVIFQFRVRYPEEILHFLLGFGEDIEVIEPKSLRHKIREVARKILEHY encoded by the coding sequence CGGCAGCTTGCAATCACGCTTGAATTACAGCGAAGCAAAACGCTGAGGGCAGAAGACTTAGCTTCTCAATTTGAGACAAGTGTCCGTACGATATATAGGGACATTCAAGCACTAAGTGAGGCTGGGGTTCCGATTTTAGGCGCTCCTGGTCTGGGTTATTCCTTAATGGAAGGATATTTTCTGCCCCCGGTTAGTTTTACAGCAGAAGAGGCAGTATCTCTGCTCATGGGAGCTGATTTTATTGAACAAAGGTTGGATACTGATTACGGTATTTATGCTAAGACTGCTAAAAGAAAAATCGAGGCTACTTTATCGGAATCAGTCCGCAACCAATCAACACTTGTTCGGGAAACCATGCGACTGCTTCATGTAGGTGAACCATCAACTGAAGATAGGGTAAGAACTTATCTTAATCAAGTTCGTGACGCAATATTGAAACAATGCAAAATCAGTTTTGTGTATATCAAAAATATGCCAGGAACGGATGGGAAGCGGAAAAATAAGCGTAAGGTTTCTCCATATGGATTAACACTAGTCCATGGAAATTGGATATTAATCGCACACTGTGATTTGAGACAAGATATACGTCATTTTCGCTTGTCACGGATGACTGAACTTTCTGTGTTGGAGGAACGATTTCTTTTGCCAAATAATTTTGACCTAAGCAGCTATCGGCCACCTGACAATCGAGATGAAAAAATCTTAATTAGGGCAACCCCAGAAATCGCCGACAAGATTATAGAGGCAGTTAATTTTTATATTGATACCTTTGAGGAGCGGGAGAAGGAGGTTATCTTTCAATTTCGTGTTCGATATCCGGAGGAAATATTGCATTTTTTACTTGGCTTTGGCGAAGATATCGAGGTGATTGAACCGAAATCTTTGCGTCACAAGATTCGAGAAGTAGCGAGAAAAATTTTAGAACACTACTGA
- a CDS encoding DinB family protein, which produces MSSTKEVLKSFEFTVEKYLEELKKLNMEKLNRKLNEEDWSIGQMYVHLIQSAFIHLHNAEQCLDGSESTLNPAMEKTEQGKAVFKIEQFPAVRIKVPASPNYTPQPPESMEYLVDGLHRVVERMRNMESILHQSVVSNKMLHPAFGALNAQEWFLLIVMHYRHHFLQLDRLKTSLAVEE; this is translated from the coding sequence ATGAGTAGTACAAAGGAAGTTTTGAAGTCATTTGAATTTACAGTCGAAAAATATTTGGAAGAACTAAAAAAACTCAATATGGAGAAATTAAATAGAAAGTTGAACGAGGAAGATTGGTCCATTGGACAGATGTATGTACATTTAATTCAATCAGCTTTTATTCATCTGCATAATGCCGAGCAATGTTTAGATGGCAGCGAATCGACATTGAATCCAGCGATGGAAAAAACGGAGCAGGGGAAGGCAGTGTTTAAAATAGAACAATTTCCTGCCGTTCGTATTAAGGTCCCTGCTTCGCCGAATTATACTCCGCAACCACCCGAGAGCATGGAGTACCTGGTAGATGGGCTTCATAGGGTTGTAGAACGGATGAGGAATATGGAGTCAATTTTACATCAATCGGTCGTAAGTAATAAGATGCTTCATCCGGCATTTGGTGCATTAAACGCACAGGAGTGGTTTTTGTTGATTGTAATGCATTACAGACATCATTTCTTACAACTAGATCGGCTGAAAACGAGTTTAGCAGTTGAGGAATAG
- a CDS encoding serine hydrolase domain-containing protein has translation MNNNPIYNLEDLIKKEYSNIACIIVKKDGSLVYEKYFDGYTKEDVLHIASVTKSIISILIGIAIDKGYIKNIDQKVLEFFPDYTIRRGEKTIQNITIQNMLTMTAPYKYKSEPYTKIYKSDDWVKAALDLLGGKGSIGEYKYSTVGTHILSGVLTNATGQSVLDFASETLFKPLGITAPINTTIQNKDDYFTFLKDKCVTGWIVDPTGVNTAGWGLTLTPRDMGKIGELYLKGGVLNGKQILSSKWIEESTKEKSRWGELSYGYLWWILDDCYAALGDGGNVIFINPKKEMVVTIASRFMPRAKDRIELIRKYIMPLFE, from the coding sequence ATGAATAATAATCCGATTTATAATCTTGAGGATTTAATAAAAAAAGAATATTCAAATATAGCATGCATTATTGTTAAAAAAGACGGAAGTTTGGTTTATGAAAAATATTTTGATGGATATACCAAAGAGGATGTATTGCATATAGCATCTGTAACAAAGAGTATAATATCAATTCTTATTGGTATCGCAATTGATAAAGGATATATTAAAAATATAGATCAAAAAGTATTAGAATTTTTTCCGGATTATACAATTAGGCGGGGCGAAAAGACAATACAAAATATAACAATACAAAATATGTTGACAATGACTGCTCCATATAAATATAAGTCAGAGCCTTATACAAAAATTTACAAAAGTGATGACTGGGTAAAAGCTGCATTGGATTTGCTAGGGGGAAAAGGCAGTATTGGAGAGTATAAATATTCTACCGTTGGCACACATATTTTATCAGGAGTTCTTACAAATGCAACTGGTCAATCTGTGCTTGATTTCGCTTCAGAAACCTTGTTTAAGCCGCTTGGCATCACAGCTCCCATTAATACGACTATACAAAATAAAGATGATTATTTCACTTTTCTTAAGGATAAATGTGTAACTGGTTGGATAGTAGATCCTACAGGCGTAAACACCGCTGGATGGGGCCTTACCTTAACACCACGGGATATGGGGAAAATTGGGGAGTTATATTTAAAGGGGGGTGTATTGAACGGAAAACAAATCCTTTCCTCTAAATGGATAGAGGAAAGCACAAAGGAGAAAAGCCGGTGGGGAGAGTTGTCCTATGGTTACTTGTGGTGGATACTTGATGATTGTTACGCTGCTTTAGGTGATGGTGGAAATGTAATTTTCATTAACCCTAAAAAGGAAATGGTAGTCACGATTGCATCCCGCTTTATGCCACGTGCCAAGGATAGAATTGAATTGATTAGAAAGTACATTATGCCATTGTTCGAATAG
- a CDS encoding Lrp/AsnC ligand binding domain-containing protein translates to MITSKCEQFVEFCKNNSNVIECHRLADSYNYSIKVLTSSVPSLESFIDDSMSLGQPSTLIRLSLTVDSRLIQ, encoded by the coding sequence ATAATTACTTCTAAGTGTGAACAATTTGTTGAGTTCTGCAAAAATAATTCTAATGTTATTGAATGTCATCGCCTGGCTGACTCATATAATTATTCAATAAAAGTTTTAACTAGTTCTGTCCCATCTTTGGAAAGCTTCATTGATGATTCCATGTCATTAGGACAGCCCTCTACATTAATAAGACTCTCGTTAACTGTTGATAGCAGATTAATACAGTAA
- a CDS encoding DUF1272 domain-containing protein: MTFNNIRIIFAELNKLFTLRSNYEKCNKGLNNNSLAYICTQECTFCKECTLHINYV, encoded by the coding sequence ATGACATTCAATAACATTAGAATTATTTTTGCAGAACTCAACAAATTGTTCACACTTAGAAGTAATTATGAAAAATGCAACAAGGGACTCAATAATAATTCTTTAGCATACATTTGTACACAAGAATGTACTTTTTGTAAGGAATGTACATTGCATATAAATTATGTATGA